A window of Cellulomonas fimi contains these coding sequences:
- a CDS encoding abortive infection system antitoxin AbiGi family protein → MTESTSVPLHLLGDHRDPTWADMSQYVVHFTKNSAVFAQILASGVLRPSGPFGFSWARKVVEVQNRHLSVCFSEVPVDRIKRIADRHGHYGIAFTKDFIRNAQGARVWYVDQGSEQARNLNRHLGELRLRRDFAHPMWELTPFMDLVMPGQYEWDWEREWRVRNELRFRMTDVAFVITPEGVGEMPELHGLYSHPKLDLIVAATPQPLVDLVEDLVKEFVQTFENPVDNLPVDDGEYVWIVNEWNTEGCVDELFPELSDDVRPQLIDYLDGISHSWVRSSDVASIYE, encoded by the coding sequence TTGACCGAGTCAACGAGCGTACCTCTTCACCTCCTCGGCGATCATCGTGACCCGACCTGGGCCGACATGTCGCAGTACGTTGTCCACTTCACCAAGAACTCGGCGGTGTTCGCTCAGATCCTGGCGAGCGGCGTGCTGAGGCCGTCTGGGCCGTTCGGCTTCAGCTGGGCTCGGAAGGTCGTCGAGGTGCAGAACAGGCACTTGTCAGTCTGCTTCAGCGAGGTTCCGGTGGACAGGATCAAGCGAATCGCAGATCGTCATGGTCACTACGGCATCGCGTTCACCAAGGACTTCATCCGAAACGCACAAGGCGCGCGTGTCTGGTACGTCGACCAGGGGTCAGAGCAGGCTCGCAACCTGAACAGGCACCTGGGCGAACTGCGGTTGAGGCGAGACTTCGCCCACCCCATGTGGGAGCTCACGCCCTTCATGGACCTAGTCATGCCCGGCCAATACGAGTGGGACTGGGAGCGGGAGTGGCGGGTGCGCAATGAACTCCGGTTCCGAATGACGGACGTCGCCTTCGTCATCACACCCGAGGGTGTCGGTGAGATGCCAGAGTTGCACGGTCTTTACAGCCACCCGAAGCTCGACCTCATCGTCGCCGCAACGCCGCAGCCGCTCGTGGACCTGGTCGAAGACCTGGTGAAGGAGTTCGTCCAGACCTTCGAGAACCCAGTCGACAATCTGCCTGTCGATGACGGTGAGTACGTCTGGATCGTGAACGAGTGGAACACCGAAGGATGCGTTGACGAGCTGTTCCCCGAACTCTCGGACGACGTGCGTCCCCAGCTCATCGACTACTTGGATGGCATCAGTCACTCATGGGTCCGCTCATCGGACGTCGCATCCATCTACGAGTAG
- a CDS encoding endonuclease NucS domain-containing protein yields MPLEMGVWRIENGKPRRLPPVTVPTEAALESFLERDPSLLGERLLVIGRQVQTPHGKRIDLLAMDGDGNLVVLELKRDRTPRDVVAQILDYGWWVSRLDRDSVIDIANTHLDAPFEAAFEGVFGTPPPDELNTELRLTIVATELDSSSERIVTYLREFGVPVNAVFFTYLDDGDRQYLARSWLVESTEQAQSAPTQKKGKRAEWNGKDWFVSFGDGLGRSWQDARAYGFVSAGGGSWYSRTLRNLPVGARVWVHIANTGYVGVGTTLGEAVRFDEAEVQVAGQWLRLADLKLTAAYRHGKPAQPATDDEDIDEWVVPVRWDVTLDKGDAFWQSGMFANQNSACKLRQEFTLERLAERFPSGGEIE; encoded by the coding sequence ATGCCGCTCGAAATGGGCGTCTGGCGCATCGAGAACGGTAAGCCTCGCAGGCTGCCGCCAGTCACGGTCCCGACCGAGGCCGCGCTGGAGTCGTTCCTCGAACGTGACCCGTCCTTGCTGGGGGAGCGGCTGCTGGTCATCGGCCGGCAGGTGCAGACCCCGCACGGCAAGCGCATCGACCTGCTCGCGATGGACGGCGACGGCAACCTCGTCGTCTTGGAGCTCAAGAGGGACCGCACCCCTCGTGATGTCGTCGCGCAGATCCTGGACTACGGCTGGTGGGTGTCCCGCCTCGACCGTGACAGCGTCATCGACATTGCGAACACCCACTTGGATGCCCCGTTCGAGGCAGCGTTCGAGGGCGTGTTCGGCACACCCCCGCCGGATGAGCTCAACACCGAGCTCCGCCTGACGATCGTCGCGACCGAGCTCGACTCGTCCTCCGAGCGCATCGTCACCTACTTGCGCGAGTTCGGCGTTCCCGTGAACGCCGTGTTCTTCACCTACCTGGACGACGGGGACAGGCAGTACCTGGCCAGGTCCTGGCTCGTCGAGTCCACCGAGCAAGCCCAGTCCGCACCGACCCAGAAGAAGGGCAAGCGCGCCGAGTGGAACGGCAAGGACTGGTTCGTCTCGTTCGGTGACGGCCTAGGCCGCTCCTGGCAGGACGCCCGCGCCTACGGCTTCGTCTCCGCCGGTGGTGGCTCCTGGTACTCCCGGACCCTGCGCAACCTCCCCGTCGGTGCCCGAGTGTGGGTGCACATCGCGAACACCGGGTACGTCGGCGTCGGCACCACGCTCGGCGAAGCGGTCCGGTTCGACGAAGCCGAGGTCCAGGTCGCAGGCCAGTGGCTCCGGCTCGCTGACCTGAAGCTCACCGCCGCGTACCGGCACGGGAAACCCGCTCAGCCCGCAACGGACGACGAGGACATCGACGAGTGGGTTGTCCCGGTGCGCTGGGACGTGACCCTGGACAAGGGGGACGCGTTCTGGCAGAGCGGCATGTTCGCGAACCAGAACTCCGCCTGCAAGCTCCGTCAGGAGTTCACGCTCGAACGCCTGGCCGAGCGGTTCCCGAGCGGAGGCGAAATCGAGTAG
- a CDS encoding DUF3800 domain-containing protein, with amino-acid sequence MNAEDRWVALIDESADGDIYRIGALVMPAGQRRLLAADLDAVMDRAEVKYGIPASTELHGFEMFQGHGVWRDLKPWERIDVYGQALDAIAFRADALIFEAIYRPEFQRIYAGRGYNEHEAALMYTLERIHERAVSKQQACYVFADECRFAASVVRSLLHFQQFGTWGYRKKNLDRILKIEFVDSSKYRQIQAVDLVTYLKTRIDSDRDAQRPRVARANERLWKKVDGIVTRDRVWLDDRTGKTYRFEMHDGPRRGTRAEGWTLGLKPYRVA; translated from the coding sequence GTGAATGCCGAGGACCGGTGGGTCGCCCTCATCGACGAGTCCGCTGACGGCGACATCTACCGTATCGGAGCCCTCGTGATGCCTGCAGGGCAGCGCAGGCTCCTCGCAGCAGACCTTGATGCCGTGATGGACCGTGCCGAGGTCAAGTACGGCATCCCAGCGTCCACCGAGCTGCACGGCTTCGAGATGTTCCAGGGGCATGGGGTCTGGCGCGACCTCAAGCCATGGGAGCGCATCGATGTCTACGGTCAAGCTCTGGACGCCATCGCGTTTCGGGCCGACGCCCTCATCTTCGAAGCGATCTACCGCCCGGAGTTTCAGCGAATCTACGCGGGACGCGGCTACAACGAGCATGAGGCAGCGCTCATGTACACCCTGGAGCGCATCCACGAGCGCGCCGTCAGCAAGCAGCAGGCCTGCTACGTGTTCGCGGACGAGTGCCGGTTCGCGGCGTCGGTCGTCCGCTCGCTCCTCCACTTCCAGCAGTTCGGGACGTGGGGCTACCGGAAGAAGAACCTCGACCGCATCTTGAAGATCGAGTTTGTGGACTCGTCGAAGTACCGGCAGATCCAGGCCGTCGACCTGGTGACCTACCTGAAGACCCGAATCGACAGCGACCGGGACGCCCAACGCCCACGGGTCGCTCGGGCGAACGAGCGCCTGTGGAAGAAGGTCGACGGCATCGTGACGCGTGACCGAGTGTGGCTCGACGACCGCACGGGCAAGACCTACAGGTTCGAGATGCACGACGGCCCCCGTCGTGGGACGAGGGCCGAAGGCTGGACGCTCGGGTTGAAGCCCTATCGCGTAGCTTGA
- a CDS encoding helix-turn-helix domain-containing protein, whose translation MAHLRSARLREVLGAEVDDLAYDDIVGLVASNVAESFDLDFKRDSYVSSDGGKKALAIDVAALANAAGGVIVLGVDEDDQARASAAPGVDTSDDEVRRLVQTVAAGVAPLPPFDVRAIPGRDGRPGFIAIAVARSALAPHAVVVHDTLRYPLRTGTTTRYLNEPEVAAAYRDRWTSASARLERADTVEADVVERLDGDSPWVVVSLVPELPGHFDVTAASYRAFEREVRDRSIHPLAGGGAAFHQVDVGFERLTANGSLRVDGPDKGISAALHTDGSGVVAAQCWDIRRGVQPPDPSHTIAEESLAALLAGSVQFLALHARDRAQTSGTALVRAFIVTATSVDETYLGHARQGFPVTNGRSITGRQSPVATTYALVDAAAAGRAELLVAVRRLLVGLGHAFGLPELPQFTDAGALRWPYWSHHFRPAAKQWADSHGVEIDESVADP comes from the coding sequence ATGGCGCATCTGCGGTCGGCACGTCTGCGGGAAGTCCTGGGCGCTGAGGTAGACGACCTTGCCTACGACGACATCGTGGGCCTCGTCGCCAGCAACGTGGCCGAGTCGTTCGACCTGGACTTCAAGCGTGACTCGTATGTCTCGAGCGACGGTGGGAAGAAGGCACTCGCCATCGACGTCGCTGCACTGGCCAACGCCGCCGGCGGCGTCATCGTGCTGGGCGTCGACGAAGACGACCAAGCCCGCGCATCCGCTGCCCCTGGCGTGGACACGTCAGACGACGAGGTTCGCCGGCTCGTCCAGACCGTCGCCGCTGGCGTCGCCCCACTGCCGCCGTTCGACGTCCGCGCGATTCCAGGGAGAGACGGAAGGCCCGGGTTCATCGCCATTGCGGTGGCTCGCAGCGCCCTCGCGCCGCACGCCGTGGTGGTGCACGACACGCTGCGCTACCCGCTTCGCACCGGGACGACGACGCGGTACCTGAACGAACCGGAAGTCGCTGCGGCATATCGCGACCGCTGGACGAGCGCGTCGGCCCGGCTCGAGCGTGCCGACACCGTAGAGGCGGACGTTGTCGAGCGGCTCGACGGTGACAGCCCTTGGGTCGTCGTCTCCCTCGTTCCAGAACTCCCCGGGCACTTCGACGTCACAGCAGCGAGCTACCGGGCCTTCGAGAGGGAGGTCCGAGACCGGAGCATTCATCCGCTGGCCGGCGGCGGGGCGGCGTTCCACCAGGTCGACGTCGGCTTCGAGCGTCTCACCGCGAACGGCTCGCTACGAGTCGATGGTCCGGACAAGGGCATCTCGGCGGCCCTCCACACGGACGGGTCCGGAGTCGTCGCAGCCCAGTGCTGGGACATCCGACGGGGCGTGCAACCACCGGACCCGTCGCACACCATCGCCGAGGAATCCCTCGCAGCACTCCTCGCGGGGTCGGTGCAGTTCCTGGCGCTACACGCTCGTGACCGGGCGCAAACTTCGGGCACGGCCTTGGTCCGTGCGTTCATCGTGACCGCCACGTCGGTTGACGAGACCTACCTCGGGCACGCCCGCCAGGGGTTTCCGGTCACCAACGGCCGTTCGATCACGGGACGGCAAAGCCCTGTGGCGACGACGTACGCACTCGTGGATGCGGCAGCGGCAGGCCGTGCCGAACTGCTCGTCGCGGTTCGTCGTCTCCTCGTCGGGCTAGGACACGCGTTCGGTCTGCCTGAGCTGCCACAGTTCACCGACGCTGGCGCACTGCGATGGCCGTACTGGAGCCACCACTTCCGACCGGCGGCCAAGCAGTGGGCGGACTCCCATGGCGTTGAGATCGACGAGTCTGTCGCGGACCCGTGA
- a CDS encoding HNH endonuclease — protein MDVTSMNGPRQLDDPYPAVLERALRFVIDGDVEGGRSVLDEIRFEPTPSSGVKRWPSTTVIARVYARDCYQCRYCGERTILTPVMRLLTRLYPEEFPMHPNWKASETHPAFVARSTTLDHVVPVAGGGDPVAESNLVTACWGCNRRKGDLTLEELGWELRDPTDTTWRGLTDLYEPAWVAVGRPALGASEQAWMRATR, from the coding sequence ATGGACGTCACGTCGATGAACGGGCCTCGCCAGCTCGACGACCCCTACCCGGCTGTGCTGGAGCGGGCACTGCGCTTCGTGATCGACGGCGACGTCGAGGGCGGACGGTCGGTGCTCGACGAGATTCGCTTCGAGCCGACACCTTCGAGTGGCGTGAAGCGGTGGCCGTCGACCACGGTGATCGCGCGGGTCTACGCGAGGGACTGCTACCAGTGTCGCTACTGCGGGGAGCGAACGATCCTTACGCCGGTGATGCGCCTGCTGACGCGGCTCTACCCGGAGGAGTTCCCGATGCACCCGAACTGGAAGGCGTCCGAGACACATCCCGCGTTCGTGGCGCGTTCCACGACGCTCGACCACGTGGTGCCCGTCGCCGGCGGCGGTGACCCTGTCGCGGAGTCGAACCTCGTCACGGCCTGCTGGGGCTGTAACCGACGCAAGGGCGACCTCACGCTCGAGGAACTCGGGTGGGAGCTTCGCGACCCGACGGACACAACTTGGCGTGGTCTCACTGACCTCTACGAGCCGGCCTGGGTCGCGGTCGGACGACCAGCGCTGGGCGCGAGCGAACAAGCGTGGATGCGGGCGACCAGGTAG
- a CDS encoding recombinase family protein — MKTTESVLAPTGVDLSYCRVSTTAQHLDRQLAAMATEGIPEDRTFVDKATGAHTQRPGLQALLAYARPGDVVVVYTLDRLGRSLRDTLNLVAELKDRGIGLRTIADPIRIDTTDESPTAQLALLLLGLFSELERVYNRERVASARAARAARGDGRGVGRPRALSDDQIAYATHLRDILERSVPSIATELGVGTATLYRALPPRPVLAPTASGTEPEQR, encoded by the coding sequence ATGAAGACCACCGAGAGCGTCCTCGCGCCGACTGGCGTCGACTTGTCGTATTGCCGCGTGTCGACGACGGCTCAGCACCTCGATCGGCAGCTCGCCGCGATGGCCACCGAGGGCATTCCCGAGGACCGAACGTTCGTTGACAAGGCGACCGGCGCGCACACGCAGCGGCCCGGATTGCAGGCGCTGCTCGCGTACGCACGACCCGGCGACGTGGTCGTTGTGTACACGCTGGACCGGCTCGGCCGCTCGCTCCGGGACACCCTGAACCTCGTCGCCGAGCTGAAGGATCGTGGAATCGGTCTGCGCACCATCGCGGACCCGATCCGCATCGACACGACCGACGAGTCTCCAACGGCGCAACTGGCCTTGCTCCTGCTTGGTCTCTTCAGTGAACTCGAGCGCGTCTACAACCGCGAGAGGGTCGCTTCGGCGCGCGCTGCCCGCGCGGCGCGGGGCGACGGGCGCGGCGTCGGTCGACCCCGCGCGCTGTCCGACGACCAGATCGCCTACGCGACGCATCTGCGTGACATCCTCGAGCGCTCCGTCCCGTCCATCGCCACTGAGTTGGGCGTGGGCACTGCGACGCTCTACCGCGCACTGCCGCCTCGCCCGGTCCTCGCGCCGACGGCGAGCGGCACGGAGCCGGAGCAGCGCTGA
- a CDS encoding very short patch repair endonuclease, which yields MAEQWTSTTAGRHLAGRVRVSTAPEVALRKALHAAGFRFRLQVRLAPRGCTPDLVLPRYRVAVFVDGCYWHSCPAHGRKTPWTGPNADLWERKMARNRERDQRSTTLARDAGWTVLRVWEHEVTNDITAAVDRLRAACGGGSTAN from the coding sequence GTGGCGGAGCAGTGGACCAGCACGACCGCGGGGCGTCACCTCGCTGGGCGGGTCAGGGTCAGCACCGCGCCTGAGGTCGCGCTCCGAAAGGCGCTCCACGCGGCCGGGTTTCGCTTCCGTCTTCAGGTCAGGCTGGCTCCTCGCGGTTGCACGCCGGACCTCGTACTCCCGCGCTACCGGGTCGCGGTGTTTGTCGACGGGTGCTACTGGCACTCCTGCCCGGCGCACGGCCGCAAGACGCCGTGGACCGGGCCGAACGCAGACCTCTGGGAGCGGAAGATGGCCAGGAACCGCGAGCGGGACCAACGGTCGACGACGCTCGCCCGGGACGCCGGGTGGACCGTTCTCCGCGTATGGGAGCACGAGGTAACAAACGACATCACGGCCGCCGTCGACCGCCTTCGCGCAGCGTGTGGCGGTGGGTCGACGGCGAACTAG
- a CDS encoding DNA cytosine methyltransferase, protein MTDTSEEPAFRFVDLFAGIGGFHAALSAYGGTCRYAIEIDPYAAAAYQRNWGMDPRGDITKDANDDVMNVPPHDILAAGLPCQPFSKSGAQRGMDETRGTLWFNTLRIVQEHKPTVVLIENVRNLAGPRHDHELRIIVRTLREEGYRVSDVPAIFSPHLLPPALGGRPQVRERVFITATYNPKGIGDSRPTPVATMADRFDGWGPDDWDLDTHLPLDPDHHVQGCDLTPSERLWIDAWDEFVQLMWEEREGKRLPGFPIWADAWVEVDELRIPVETPLWKRQHLTKNAVFYTEHRKTLDKWAKKWGVFTDAFPPSRRKLEWQAQDTPRLWDTVMHLRPSGIRAKRPTYVPALVAITQTSVVGPRERRLSPREAARLQGLPDGFNFGEQPTSATYKQLGNGVNIGVVWHILRAHVNRDRDVLQTTPQGRRILAAVDGAPDAPDKLLAEMFPVAG, encoded by the coding sequence GTGACCGACACGTCCGAGGAGCCGGCGTTCCGGTTCGTTGACCTCTTCGCGGGCATCGGCGGCTTCCACGCGGCCTTGTCGGCGTACGGCGGGACGTGCCGCTACGCCATCGAAATCGACCCTTACGCCGCTGCCGCCTACCAGCGGAACTGGGGCATGGACCCGCGCGGCGACATCACCAAGGACGCCAACGACGACGTCATGAACGTGCCCCCCCACGACATCCTGGCTGCAGGGCTGCCGTGCCAGCCCTTCTCTAAGTCAGGTGCGCAGCGCGGCATGGACGAGACCCGTGGAACCTTGTGGTTCAACACGTTGCGCATCGTGCAGGAGCACAAGCCGACCGTCGTCCTCATCGAGAACGTCCGGAACCTTGCGGGGCCGCGCCACGACCACGAGCTGCGAATCATCGTCCGGACGTTGCGCGAGGAGGGCTACCGGGTCTCGGATGTGCCGGCGATCTTCTCCCCGCACCTCCTGCCGCCTGCGCTCGGTGGACGGCCGCAGGTCCGTGAACGCGTGTTCATCACCGCGACGTACAACCCGAAGGGCATCGGCGACAGCCGCCCGACACCCGTAGCGACGATGGCGGATAGGTTCGATGGCTGGGGGCCCGACGACTGGGACCTGGACACGCATCTGCCGCTTGACCCCGACCACCATGTGCAGGGCTGCGACCTCACCCCATCGGAACGCCTCTGGATCGACGCGTGGGACGAGTTCGTCCAGCTCATGTGGGAGGAGCGCGAAGGTAAGCGCCTACCGGGCTTCCCCATCTGGGCAGACGCGTGGGTCGAGGTCGACGAACTGCGCATCCCCGTGGAAACCCCGCTGTGGAAGCGTCAGCACCTCACGAAGAACGCGGTGTTCTACACGGAGCACAGGAAGACGCTCGACAAGTGGGCGAAGAAGTGGGGCGTGTTCACAGACGCCTTCCCGCCTTCGCGCCGCAAACTCGAATGGCAGGCACAGGACACGCCGCGGCTCTGGGACACAGTGATGCACCTGCGCCCGTCCGGCATCCGAGCCAAGCGCCCAACGTACGTGCCAGCGCTCGTCGCAATCACGCAGACCAGCGTCGTTGGGCCGCGCGAGCGTCGACTCTCGCCTCGAGAGGCCGCGCGCCTACAGGGTCTGCCGGACGGCTTCAACTTTGGCGAGCAGCCGACGTCCGCGACGTACAAGCAGCTCGGGAACGGCGTAAACATCGGCGTGGTGTGGCACATCCTCCGCGCCCACGTGAACCGCGACCGCGACGTGCTGCAGACGACACCGCAGGGCCGTCGAATCCTTGCCGCCGTAGACGGCGCCCCCGACGCACCCGACAAGCTGCTGGCCGAGATGTTCCCTGTGGCCGGCTGA